Proteins co-encoded in one Epinephelus moara isolate mb chromosome 13, YSFRI_EMoa_1.0, whole genome shotgun sequence genomic window:
- the ppp1cab gene encoding protein phosphatase 1, catalytic subunit, alpha isozyme b: protein MAEADKLNIDSIIQRLLEVKGSRPGKNVQLTENEIRGLCLKSREIFLSQPILLELEAPLKICGDVHGQYYDLLRLFEYGGFPPESNYLFLGDYVDRGKQSLETICLLLAYKIKYPENFFLLRGNHECASINRIYGFYDECKRRYNIKLWKTFTDCFNCLPVAAIVDEKIFCCHGGLSPDLQSMEQVRRVMRPTDVPDQGLLCDLLWADPDKDVLGWGENDRGVSFTFGADVVTKFLHKHDMDLICRAHQVVEDGYEFFAKRQLVTLFSAPNYCGEFDNAGAMMSVDETLMCSFQILKPADKKLFYGGGGGMGTGRPVTPPRKAKK, encoded by the exons ATGGCCGAAGCCGATAAGCTGAACATCGACTCCATTATACAACGTCTACTGGAAG TGAAGGGCTCCAGACCTGGCAAAAATGTTCAGCTGACAGAGAACGAAATCCGTGGTCTCTGCCTCAAATCCCGGGAGATCTTCCTCAGCCAGCCAATCCTGCTTGAACTTGAGGCGCCCCTCAAGATTTGTG GTGATGTTCATGGGCAGTACTATGATCTGCTGAGGCTGTTTGAATATGGGGGCTTTCCACCAGAGAGCAACTACCTGTTCCTGGGGGACTATGTAGACAGAGGCAAGCAGTCCCTGGAGACCATCTGCCTGTTGCTGGCGTACAAGATCAAATACCCAGAAAACTTTTTTCTGCTGAGAGGAAACCACGAGTGCGCCTCCATTAACAGAATATATGGCTTCTACGATGAGT gtAAGAGGCGATACAACATTAAGCTGTGGAAGACCTTCACTGACTGCTTCAACTGTTTGCCTGTTGCAGCCATTGTTGATGAGAAGATCTTCTGTTGCCATGGAG GCCTGTCCCCAGACCTTCAGTCCATGGAGCAGGTGCGAAGGGTCATGCGTCCCACTGATGTGCCTGACCAGGGCCTCCTCTGCGACCTGCTGTGGGCCGACCCGGACAAAGATGTGCTGGGCTGGGGTGAGAACGACCGTGGTGTCTCCTTCACCTTCGGCGCCGATGTGGTCACAAAGTTCCTCCACAAACACGACATGGACCTCATTTGTCGGGCCCATCAG GTGGTTGAGGACGGATATGAGTTCTTTGCAAAGAGGCAGCTAGTGACGCTGTTCTCAGCCCCAAACTACTGTGGTGAGTTCGACAATGCTGGAGCCATGATGAGCGTAGACGAGACCCTCATGTGCTCATTCCAG ATTCTCAAACCTGCAGACAAGAAGCTCTTCTATGGGGGTGGAGGGGGCATGGGCACTGGCCGCCCAGTTACTCCCCCAAGGAAAGCTAAGAAATGA